In Rhizobium gallicum bv. gallicum R602sp, the following proteins share a genomic window:
- a CDS encoding TetR/AcrR family transcriptional regulator, whose protein sequence is MGEPIRKRGRPRVLDRDVGLDIAARLFWERGYEGTSIADLTKAMGINPPTLYSTFGSKEELYRQALDFSIARENSRRSEILHSHLPAYDALSLYLYDIADGDTQPDKPRGCMVSTAVLQHAEENASVARMTAALREASIQTLKARFDRAVEEGELPTQTDTDTLARFYGAIIQGMSAQACDGACNARLKRLIDIALTAWPGKRRTQLGVRIEDTSTTHTDRKARRTPSVVRPRVP, encoded by the coding sequence ATGGGTGAGCCAATCCGCAAACGAGGCAGACCGCGCGTGCTCGATCGCGACGTGGGGCTCGACATCGCGGCACGCCTATTCTGGGAACGCGGCTACGAGGGAACCTCGATCGCCGACCTCACGAAGGCCATGGGGATCAATCCGCCGACGCTATATTCGACCTTCGGCTCAAAGGAAGAATTGTACCGTCAGGCGCTCGACTTCAGCATTGCCCGTGAAAACAGCCGCCGGTCGGAAATCCTGCATTCCCATCTTCCGGCTTACGACGCCCTGAGCCTCTACCTCTACGATATTGCTGACGGCGACACCCAGCCGGATAAGCCGCGAGGTTGCATGGTCTCGACGGCCGTCCTGCAGCATGCGGAAGAAAATGCATCTGTCGCGCGGATGACCGCAGCCTTGCGCGAGGCGTCGATTCAGACCCTCAAAGCCCGCTTCGACCGTGCCGTCGAGGAAGGCGAATTGCCGACGCAAACCGACACCGATACGCTCGCGCGGTTCTATGGTGCGATTATCCAGGGCATGTCCGCCCAGGCCTGCGACGGCGCCTGCAATGCGCGGCTGAAGCGGCTGATCGACATCGCACTCACGGCCTGGCCCGGGAAGCGTAGGACCCAACTGGGAGTTCGGATTGAAGACACGTCAACCACTCATACTGACCGCAAGGCCCGCAGAACTCCATCGGTGGTTCGGCCACGGGTGCCTTGA
- a CDS encoding ABC transporter permease, whose product MMQLFDILASAGLWAAILRIATPLIFGTLGALVCERAGVLNLGIEGIMTIGAMIGWLSVYHGADLWTGLLIAAMVGGVFGLLHAGLTVSLGLSQHVSGLGVTLFASSFSYYVFRLIVPLASTPPTIVPFQPIAIPGLSTLPFVGPALFTQTAPTYLAIAIALLMAYIIFRTPVGLAIRMAGENPHAAEAQGVNPMKVRYGAVVAGSALMGMGGAFLTLSAFNSFFPTMVQGRGWICIALVVFASWRPGRALFGALLFAFFDAFQLRLQTALSGLVPYQLFLMTPYILSIAALAVMARRARVPQALMQPYRRGER is encoded by the coding sequence ATGATGCAACTGTTCGACATCCTCGCTTCCGCCGGGCTCTGGGCGGCAATCCTGCGGATCGCCACGCCGCTGATTTTTGGCACGCTCGGCGCACTCGTCTGTGAACGGGCTGGCGTGCTCAATCTCGGCATCGAAGGCATCATGACCATCGGCGCGATGATCGGCTGGCTTTCCGTCTATCACGGCGCCGATCTCTGGACCGGCCTGCTGATTGCTGCGATGGTCGGCGGGGTCTTTGGCCTGCTGCATGCGGGCCTGACCGTATCGCTGGGCCTCTCCCAGCATGTCTCCGGCCTTGGCGTCACGCTGTTTGCCTCCAGCTTCAGCTACTATGTCTTCCGGCTGATCGTGCCGCTTGCCAGCACCCCACCCACCATCGTGCCGTTCCAGCCGATCGCCATTCCTGGCCTCTCGACGCTGCCCTTCGTCGGGCCGGCTCTGTTCACGCAGACGGCGCCAACCTATCTGGCGATTGCCATTGCCCTGCTGATGGCCTACATCATCTTCCGCACACCCGTTGGGCTTGCGATCCGCATGGCCGGCGAAAATCCGCACGCGGCGGAAGCACAGGGTGTCAATCCGATGAAGGTGCGCTACGGCGCAGTGGTTGCTGGAAGCGCGCTGATGGGAATGGGCGGCGCCTTCCTGACATTGTCGGCGTTCAACAGCTTCTTCCCCACCATGGTGCAGGGGCGCGGCTGGATCTGCATCGCGCTCGTTGTCTTCGCCTCCTGGCGGCCGGGCCGCGCGCTGTTCGGTGCCCTGCTCTTCGCCTTTTTCGATGCCTTCCAGCTTCGGCTGCAAACCGCGCTGAGCGGGCTCGTGCCCTATCAGCTTTTTCTGATGACCCCCTATATTCTTTCCATCGCCGCGCTTGCCGTCATGGCCCGCCGTGCCCGCGTCCCGCAGGCGCTGATGCAACCCTATCGTCGCGGCGAACGTTGA
- a CDS encoding SOS response-associated peptidase family protein, which translates to MMSPKVFQSDAPLDERRVIIRRHDGETEMVELPWGLRPRDGGPRAVSVVRAEGRIFSTHRCLVRASEFRHKSFGFSLANGDWFYFAGIWRPATADWPEAYALLTIEANADIAPFHDRQMAVLTRERRIAWLDGLVLEDEILRPLPASTFRVRRYSSSPVQAMLAV; encoded by the coding sequence ATGATGAGCCCGAAGGTTTTCCAGTCTGACGCCCCGCTCGACGAGCGCCGCGTCATCATAAGGCGCCATGACGGCGAGACGGAGATGGTGGAACTTCCATGGGGACTGCGCCCCCGCGATGGCGGTCCGCGTGCTGTGAGCGTTGTTCGAGCGGAGGGAAGGATCTTTTCAACCCACCGCTGCCTGGTGCGGGCCTCGGAGTTTCGCCACAAGAGTTTCGGTTTCTCGCTCGCCAACGGTGATTGGTTTTATTTCGCGGGGATCTGGCGCCCCGCGACGGCGGATTGGCCGGAGGCCTATGCCTTACTGACGATTGAGGCGAATGCCGATATCGCGCCGTTCCACGACCGACAAATGGCGGTTCTCACCCGCGAGCGACGCATCGCGTGGCTCGACGGACTGGTGCTCGAGGACGAAATCCTGCGCCCGCTGCCGGCATCGACATTCCGAGTTAGACGCTATTCATCCTCTCCCGTTCAGGCAATGCTGGCCGTCTAA
- a CDS encoding SDR family oxidoreductase, translating to MSQRLADKIALITGSSRGIGRAAALAFAKEGAALIGVHYTANADAANATVRDIETLGVKAVAVKADLRHGKDAADSLWAQFSEAARIERGSSALDILVNNAGIAPALPLKQTSEAAFDEVMTINYKAPFFLIQAVADHIHDNGRIINVSTGFTRIAAPTHPAYAASKGALETLTLALAPEFAARGITVNAVLPGVTETDMNAEWLASPDARAGAEALSVFSRVGRAEDVADVIAFLASNDARWTTGQMIDATGGARI from the coding sequence ATGTCCCAAAGACTCGCAGACAAGATAGCCCTCATTACTGGAAGCTCGCGTGGTATCGGCCGGGCCGCCGCCCTTGCGTTCGCGAAGGAGGGTGCCGCTCTGATTGGCGTGCACTACACCGCCAATGCGGATGCGGCTAATGCCACCGTACGCGACATTGAGACGCTCGGCGTCAAGGCCGTTGCCGTAAAAGCCGATCTCAGACACGGCAAGGACGCGGCTGACAGCCTCTGGGCGCAGTTCAGCGAAGCTGCGCGCATCGAGAGGGGCTCCTCGGCTCTAGACATTCTGGTAAACAATGCCGGCATCGCGCCCGCGTTGCCATTGAAGCAGACGAGCGAAGCCGCGTTCGACGAGGTGATGACGATCAATTACAAGGCGCCGTTCTTCCTGATCCAGGCAGTCGCCGACCACATTCACGACAATGGCCGCATCATCAATGTCTCGACCGGGTTTACGCGGATCGCGGCACCGACGCATCCGGCCTATGCAGCCTCCAAGGGAGCGCTAGAGACGTTGACACTCGCGCTGGCACCTGAATTTGCGGCTCGCGGGATTACGGTCAATGCCGTGCTGCCGGGTGTGACGGAGACGGATATGAATGCCGAGTGGCTGGCATCACCGGACGCGCGCGCAGGCGCCGAAGCGCTCTCGGTCTTCTCCCGTGTCGGCCGGGCGGAGGACGTCGCCGACGTCATCGCTTTCCTTGCATCGAACGATGCGCGCTGGACAACCGGCCAGATGATTGATGCAACAGGTGGTGCCCGGATCTGA
- a CDS encoding amidohydrolase family protein: MFDLIVRNANLTDGRTSIDIGIQGGRIIAVERGLQAQAGEEIDATGRLVSPPFVDPHFHMDATLSLGLPRMNVSGTLLEGIALWGELRPIVTKEELVDRALRYCDLAVTQGLLFIRSHVDTSDPRLVTVEAMIEVREKVAPYIDLQLVAFPQDGYYRSPGAIDALNRALDMGVDVVGGIPHFERTMGEGTASVEALCRIAADRGLPVDMHCDETDDPLSRHIETLAAQTIRFGLQGRVAGSHLTSMHSMDNYYVSKLIPLMAEARINVIPNPLINIMLQGRHDTYPKRRGMTRVRELMDAGLNVSFGHDCVMDPWYSMGSGDMLEVGHMAIHVAQMAGVEDKKKIFHALTVNSAKTMDLEGYGVEIGCNADLVILQAQDTLEALRLKPNRLAVIRRGKVIARSAPRIGALFLDGRPAKVDSGMGYAPRH, encoded by the coding sequence ATGTTCGATCTGATCGTCAGAAATGCAAATCTCACCGATGGCCGAACCAGCATCGACATCGGCATCCAGGGCGGCAGGATCATCGCTGTCGAGCGCGGTCTCCAAGCGCAAGCGGGGGAAGAAATCGACGCAACCGGCCGGCTGGTCAGTCCTCCTTTCGTCGATCCGCATTTCCACATGGACGCCACCCTGTCGCTCGGACTGCCGCGCATGAACGTATCCGGCACCCTGCTCGAGGGCATCGCGCTCTGGGGAGAGCTGCGCCCGATCGTCACGAAGGAGGAACTGGTCGATCGTGCGCTGCGCTATTGCGATCTGGCGGTGACGCAGGGGCTCCTCTTCATCCGCAGTCATGTCGATACCAGCGATCCCAGACTGGTGACCGTGGAGGCGATGATCGAGGTTCGCGAAAAGGTCGCGCCCTATATCGATCTGCAGCTGGTCGCCTTCCCCCAGGACGGTTATTACCGCTCGCCGGGCGCGATCGACGCGCTCAACCGCGCCCTCGATATGGGAGTTGATGTCGTCGGCGGCATTCCCCACTTCGAACGGACGATGGGCGAAGGCACGGCTTCGGTCGAGGCGCTCTGCCGCATCGCCGCCGATCGCGGCCTGCCGGTCGACATGCATTGCGACGAAACCGACGATCCGCTCTCGCGCCATATCGAGACGCTGGCCGCGCAAACCATCCGCTTTGGCCTGCAGGGACGCGTCGCCGGCTCGCACCTGACCTCGATGCACTCGATGGACAACTACTACGTCTCCAAGCTGATCCCGCTGATGGCGGAGGCGCGGATCAACGTGATCCCCAACCCCTTGATTAACATCATGCTGCAAGGCCGGCACGACACCTATCCGAAGCGCCGCGGCATGACCCGCGTGCGCGAATTGATGGATGCCGGCCTCAATGTCTCCTTCGGGCATGATTGCGTCATGGATCCCTGGTACTCGATGGGATCGGGCGACATGCTGGAGGTCGGCCACATGGCGATCCACGTCGCGCAGATGGCGGGCGTCGAGGACAAGAAGAAGATCTTCCATGCGCTGACCGTCAACTCGGCAAAGACGATGGACCTCGAAGGCTATGGCGTGGAAATCGGCTGCAACGCGGACCTCGTCATCCTCCAGGCGCAGGATACGCTGGAAGCACTGCGGCTTAAGCCGAACCGGCTCGCGGTCATCCGGCGCGGCAAGGTCATCGCCCGTTCGGCACCGCGCATCGGCGCGCTTTTCCTCGATGGACGCCCCGCAAAGGTCGATAGCGGCATGGGTTACGCACCTCGCCATTGA
- a CDS encoding L,D-transpeptidase has translation MSELRALTRRAMGGLLCTVLLSTAINHAAADQASPPLLDKKNDKVWIDSGYIGFLMSPPAYPSRRAQGEGSYPHAGTFVRRHIVDYQTREAPGTIIIETRKYALYYIEAGGKALRYSVGVGREGYGWRGTEVVSAKRPWPDWRPPADMRKRRRDLPAYMTGGTDNPLGARAIYLGNTLYRIHGTNEPQSVGRSSSSGCFRMTNDDIIHLYERVKIGVKVIVL, from the coding sequence ATGTCGGAACTGCGAGCACTGACTAGGCGCGCCATGGGGGGGCTGCTTTGCACTGTTCTTTTATCAACGGCGATCAACCACGCGGCAGCAGACCAGGCCTCGCCGCCATTGTTGGACAAGAAAAACGACAAGGTCTGGATCGACAGCGGCTATATCGGCTTTCTGATGTCGCCGCCTGCTTACCCATCACGGCGAGCCCAGGGGGAGGGGTCTTATCCGCATGCCGGGACGTTCGTGCGGCGGCACATAGTGGACTATCAGACCCGGGAAGCGCCGGGTACGATCATCATCGAAACCCGCAAATACGCCCTTTACTACATAGAAGCCGGTGGAAAGGCGCTGCGTTACAGTGTCGGCGTTGGACGTGAAGGCTACGGCTGGCGTGGAACCGAGGTGGTGAGCGCCAAGCGCCCTTGGCCGGATTGGCGTCCGCCGGCGGACATGCGCAAAAGGCGGCGGGACCTTCCTGCATACATGACCGGGGGCACCGACAATCCGTTAGGCGCGCGCGCCATCTATCTAGGAAATACGCTGTACCGCATCCACGGAACGAACGAACCACAGAGCGTCGGGAGGTCCTCTTCATCGGGGTGTTTTCGCATGACGAATGACGATATAATCCATCTCTATGAGCGAGTAAAAATCGGCGTGAAAGTCATCGTGCTATAG
- a CDS encoding EscU/YscU/HrcU family type III secretion system export apparatus switch protein, protein MSGTSEEKSLPASEKKILDARKKGQVLHSPDMVSGIMILFSTLFLFYAAPNLQVKVNLLLDEASHIYERPFADVWFRLSTIAVDALWGAVLPILGITIAAILATNVAITKGFVFSAKPIEPDFSRINPAAGLKRLTSLKSVVEFGKALFKILALSVAFSVVFHAGLKALFQAPGCGFGCLHATSLSMLKTTAFIAIAAFLVMGTFDVFLQRWLFMREMRMTKSEAKREHKDTEGDPLIRQERRKFARLLGTSRTGLANAVLMIGEQSAIVGIRYVRGETPVPIVVCRAAGKAVASMREQARDRGVPMVTDARLAAELSKTPVGAPVPDRLFQQVANTLVANGLI, encoded by the coding sequence ATGAGCGGGACAAGCGAAGAAAAATCGCTTCCGGCTTCCGAAAAAAAGATCCTGGACGCGCGCAAGAAAGGTCAGGTGCTTCACAGCCCCGACATGGTCTCGGGGATCATGATCCTGTTCTCGACGCTCTTTCTCTTTTATGCCGCGCCTAATCTGCAAGTGAAGGTCAATCTGCTTCTGGACGAGGCGTCGCATATCTACGAACGGCCGTTCGCGGATGTCTGGTTTCGGCTGAGCACCATTGCCGTCGATGCGCTTTGGGGGGCGGTGCTGCCGATCCTCGGGATAACGATCGCAGCGATCCTTGCGACGAACGTCGCGATCACCAAGGGATTCGTCTTCTCGGCAAAGCCGATCGAGCCGGATTTCAGCCGCATCAATCCGGCAGCGGGCCTAAAGCGCCTGACCTCGCTTAAGAGCGTTGTCGAGTTCGGCAAGGCACTGTTCAAGATTCTTGCGCTTTCCGTGGCGTTTTCGGTTGTTTTCCATGCGGGCCTGAAGGCGCTGTTCCAGGCGCCTGGATGCGGTTTTGGCTGCCTGCATGCGACCTCGCTGTCGATGCTGAAAACCACCGCTTTCATCGCAATCGCGGCTTTCCTCGTCATGGGCACCTTCGATGTCTTTCTGCAACGCTGGCTGTTCATGCGCGAAATGCGGATGACCAAGTCGGAGGCCAAGCGTGAACACAAGGACACGGAAGGCGATCCGCTAATACGGCAGGAACGCCGTAAATTCGCGCGCTTGCTCGGCACGAGCAGGACCGGTCTTGCCAATGCGGTTCTGATGATCGGAGAACAATCGGCAATAGTCGGGATCCGCTATGTTCGGGGCGAGACGCCTGTGCCGATCGTCGTCTGTCGTGCCGCCGGTAAAGCTGTGGCCTCGATGAGGGAGCAAGCGAGAGATCGCGGAGTCCCAATGGTGACTGATGCGAGACTCGCCGCAGAGCTTAGCAAGACGCCGGTGGGAGCGCCGGTTCCCGACCGTCTCTTCCAGCAGGTGGCGAACACTTTGGTGGCCAACGGTTTGATTTGA
- a CDS encoding type II toxin-antitoxin system RelB/DinJ family antitoxin, giving the protein MASNALVQTRIGADVKERATAVLENMGLTVSDAVRILLTRTANEGALPLELVSHSEAHDAWFRAKVLQALEDTRPDVDDADADARFRERHAAALRRAVAGDR; this is encoded by the coding sequence ATGGCATCAAATGCACTTGTCCAGACTCGGATTGGTGCCGACGTCAAGGAGCGCGCCACGGCCGTTCTGGAAAATATGGGTCTAACGGTCTCGGATGCTGTCCGTATCCTGTTAACCCGGACAGCGAATGAAGGCGCCCTGCCGCTGGAACTGGTTAGCCACAGCGAGGCCCACGACGCCTGGTTCCGTGCGAAGGTCTTGCAGGCGCTCGAGGACACGCGACCCGACGTCGACGATGCCGACGCCGATGCGCGCTTTCGCGAACGCCATGCGGCGGCTTTGCGCAGGGCCGTGGCGGGTGATCGATGA
- a CDS encoding ABC transporter permease, which produces MRFERREHRPLYLLVLTPLLAVVAALALSGILIAIAGAPVFEAYWRILTGAFGSRLSATETLTRATPLMLTGLAAAVAFRARLWNIGAEGQFYLGAIAVAAASAKLFGTLPAPALIPLLLLVGAVAGMVLILIPLWLRLRFSVDEVVTSLLMNFVALLFVSMLIDGVLKDPLAFGWPQSQSVSDHAMLPKLVARSRLHIGLAIAIALAIIVHFIQSRTVFGMQSRAAGLNPAGAVFAGVQLGRTLVKVACLSGGLAGLAGAIEVMGVKGYVTTDLSPGFGYSGIVVAMLANLNPLGVVFAAIFTAMMFVGADGMSRGLGIPTYIADVTVALSLLTMLIALFFTQYRIRR; this is translated from the coding sequence ATGCGGTTTGAGCGTCGCGAGCATCGTCCACTTTATCTTCTCGTTCTGACGCCGCTGCTCGCCGTGGTCGCAGCGCTGGCTCTCTCCGGCATTTTGATCGCGATCGCCGGTGCCCCTGTATTTGAGGCCTATTGGCGCATCCTAACGGGCGCCTTCGGCTCGCGGCTTTCGGCAACCGAGACATTGACGCGGGCCACGCCGCTGATGCTAACCGGGCTTGCCGCCGCCGTCGCCTTCCGGGCGAGGCTCTGGAACATCGGCGCCGAGGGTCAGTTCTATCTCGGTGCCATCGCGGTTGCCGCAGCGAGTGCCAAGCTTTTCGGCACTCTCCCCGCTCCGGCTCTTATTCCCTTGCTGCTGCTTGTCGGTGCCGTCGCAGGTATGGTCCTGATCCTCATTCCGCTGTGGCTGCGCCTGCGCTTTTCGGTCGATGAGGTCGTGACCAGTCTGCTCATGAACTTCGTCGCCCTGCTCTTCGTCTCGATGCTGATCGACGGGGTGCTCAAGGATCCGCTCGCTTTCGGCTGGCCGCAGTCGCAATCGGTCAGCGATCACGCCATGCTGCCGAAGCTGGTTGCCCGCTCCCGCCTGCATATCGGCCTTGCGATCGCGATTGCGCTGGCGATCATCGTCCATTTCATCCAGTCGCGCACCGTGTTCGGCATGCAATCGCGCGCCGCCGGGCTCAATCCGGCCGGCGCTGTTTTCGCCGGCGTTCAGCTTGGCAGAACGCTGGTGAAGGTCGCCTGCCTGTCAGGTGGGCTGGCGGGCCTCGCCGGAGCGATCGAGGTCATGGGCGTCAAGGGTTATGTGACGACCGACCTGTCGCCCGGTTTCGGCTATTCCGGCATCGTTGTCGCGATGCTTGCCAACCTCAATCCACTCGGCGTCGTCTTCGCCGCCATTTTCACGGCTATGATGTTCGTGGGCGCGGATGGCATGAGCCGTGGTCTCGGCATCCCGACCTATATCGCCGATGTCACGGTGGCGCTGTCGCTGCTGACGATGCTGATCGCATTGTTCTTCACCCAATACAGGATCCGGCGATGA
- a CDS encoding GFA family protein, with protein sequence MPNAQCACGALRLMLSGSPQLTALCHCLACQRRTGAPFSANAFYSIDCVEVSGTSTEFIRTGESGGKVRMHFCPTCGSTVYWKADVSPPWIGVAVGSFADPVFAPPAISVFEQSKHTWVQLDKTVKHFQALPIGQY encoded by the coding sequence ATGCCCAATGCCCAATGCGCCTGCGGCGCTCTTAGACTGATGCTTAGCGGTTCGCCACAATTGACTGCGCTGTGTCACTGTTTGGCTTGCCAGCGACGAACTGGTGCGCCGTTCAGTGCTAATGCGTTCTACTCGATTGACTGTGTCGAAGTATCTGGAACGTCTACAGAGTTTATTCGTACCGGCGAGAGCGGTGGCAAGGTCCGAATGCACTTTTGCCCAACTTGCGGCTCGACCGTCTATTGGAAGGCCGATGTTTCGCCGCCCTGGATCGGGGTTGCGGTAGGGTCATTTGCCGACCCGGTCTTCGCGCCACCTGCCATATCAGTATTCGAACAATCTAAACATACGTGGGTGCAGCTTGACAAAACGGTTAAGCACTTCCAAGCCCTACCAATCGGCCAATATTAG
- a CDS encoding ABC transporter ATP-binding protein, with amino-acid sequence MTIPVLEIEGVSKRFGTNLANDAISLTLAKGEIVALLGENGAGKTTLMSILFGHYMPDAGRILIDGTELPQGKPRAAIRAGVGMVHQHFSLAPNLTVLENVMTGTENLWSWRSGTSAARKKLLAISERFGLKVDPGARLGDLSVGEQQRVEILKALYSDARILILDEPTAVLTNIEAEKLFTTLKEMARQGLSLIFISHKLDEVMAAADRIVVLRSGKMVAERRASETSKAELAELMVGRRVTRPVREPSTPGMVALEAADVTVKIDGVERLKSVRFHLREGEILGIIGVSGNGQAALAHLLSGTLSRSSGDLLLFGEPIGNLGVGDVVNAGIGRIPEDRNEEGVIGEMAIWENTVLERISSPAFSQRGLVSRKAGMAFAKEIIDQFDVRGGSPASRARLLSGGNMQKLILGRNLHRRPRILIAAQPARGLDEGAVAAVHARLLEARRQGTAVLLISEDLDEVIALADRIQAIVGGRLSPPVEAEVADARELGLMMAGEWQQSPEADHAV; translated from the coding sequence CTTGCCAAGGGCGAAATCGTAGCCCTGCTTGGCGAAAACGGCGCGGGCAAGACCACGCTGATGAGCATCCTCTTCGGTCATTATATGCCGGATGCCGGCCGGATTCTGATCGACGGGACCGAACTCCCGCAGGGCAAGCCGCGCGCCGCGATCCGCGCCGGCGTGGGCATGGTCCACCAGCATTTCTCGCTGGCGCCCAATCTGACCGTTCTCGAAAACGTCATGACCGGTACGGAAAATCTCTGGTCCTGGCGTTCGGGCACATCCGCCGCGCGCAAAAAGCTTCTAGCCATTTCTGAGCGCTTTGGTCTCAAGGTCGATCCGGGCGCGCGTCTTGGCGACCTGTCGGTCGGCGAGCAGCAGCGCGTCGAGATCCTCAAGGCGCTCTATAGCGACGCCCGCATCCTGATCCTTGACGAGCCAACGGCGGTACTGACCAATATCGAGGCCGAAAAGTTATTTACGACACTGAAGGAAATGGCCCGCCAAGGCCTCTCGCTGATCTTCATCTCCCACAAGCTCGATGAGGTGATGGCTGCGGCCGACCGTATCGTCGTCTTGCGCAGCGGCAAGATGGTTGCCGAACGCAGGGCATCCGAAACCAGCAAGGCCGAACTGGCCGAGCTGATGGTCGGCCGCCGCGTAACGCGGCCGGTACGCGAGCCATCGACGCCCGGCATGGTCGCGCTGGAGGCCGCCGATGTCACGGTGAAGATCGACGGCGTCGAGCGACTGAAGTCCGTCCGCTTCCATCTGCGCGAAGGCGAAATCCTCGGCATCATCGGTGTCTCGGGCAATGGCCAGGCAGCGCTGGCGCATCTTCTCTCCGGCACGCTCTCGCGCTCATCCGGCGACCTCCTGCTTTTCGGGGAACCTATCGGCAATCTCGGCGTAGGCGATGTCGTCAATGCCGGCATTGGCCGCATTCCGGAAGACCGCAATGAGGAAGGCGTGATCGGCGAAATGGCGATCTGGGAAAATACCGTGCTGGAGCGCATTTCCTCGCCGGCGTTTTCGCAACGTGGGCTTGTGAGCCGCAAGGCAGGCATGGCCTTTGCCAAGGAGATCATCGACCAATTCGACGTCCGCGGCGGCAGCCCTGCAAGCCGCGCGCGGCTGCTTTCGGGCGGCAATATGCAAAAGCTTATCCTCGGCCGCAATCTGCACCGGCGGCCGCGCATCCTGATCGCGGCCCAGCCGGCGCGCGGCCTCGATGAAGGTGCCGTGGCAGCCGTACATGCGCGTCTTCTGGAGGCTCGCCGGCAAGGGACCGCTGTGCTTTTGATCTCGGAGGATCTGGACGAGGTGATCGCGCTTGCCGATCGCATTCAGGCGATCGTGGGCGGCAGGCTTTCGCCACCCGTCGAAGCTGAAGTCGCAGACGCACGCGAACTCGGACTGATGATGGCCGGTGAATGGCAGCAATCCCCAGAGGCCGATCATGCGGTTTGA
- a CDS encoding SOS response-associated peptidase, with product MCNDYRLMVDVASIFEDFADLKIKIRFGEGAPNLEAREDIKITDVGPIVRAINGARDEAELVQRRWSWPGPNKRPVYNFRSEGREFNSNRCLIIADGFYEFTEPKDPKKTRKDKWLFTKKDESIFCIAGIWRETPEVGQAFTMLTMEPGSDIAPYHDRQIVILERNAWVEWLDPAISAKSLIKPLPAGTLAVEQVG from the coding sequence ATGTGCAACGATTATCGGCTGATGGTGGATGTCGCCTCGATCTTCGAGGACTTCGCCGACCTCAAGATCAAGATCCGTTTCGGTGAGGGCGCGCCCAACCTTGAAGCGCGCGAGGACATCAAGATTACCGACGTCGGCCCCATCGTGAGAGCCATTAACGGCGCGCGCGATGAGGCGGAGCTCGTGCAGCGGCGCTGGAGCTGGCCGGGTCCGAACAAGCGGCCGGTCTATAATTTCCGCTCGGAGGGCCGGGAGTTCAATTCCAACCGTTGCCTGATCATCGCCGATGGCTTTTACGAGTTCACCGAGCCCAAGGATCCGAAGAAGACGCGCAAGGACAAATGGCTCTTCACCAAGAAGGATGAGTCGATCTTCTGCATTGCCGGCATCTGGCGTGAGACGCCTGAGGTGGGGCAAGCCTTCACCATGCTGACGATGGAGCCGGGTTCGGACATCGCCCCTTACCACGACCGGCAGATCGTCATCCTCGAGCGCAACGCCTGGGTGGAATGGCTGGATCCCGCCATTTCTGCGAAGTCGCTGATCAAGCCTCTGCCGGCAGGAACATTGGCAGTCGAGCAAGTAGGCTGA